Proteins encoded by one window of Halobacteriovoraceae bacterium:
- a CDS encoding rod shape-determining protein — MFKKFLDWFSNDLAIDLGTANTLVYAKDRGIVVNEPSVVAVHQGPKGVNQVLAVGLEAKQMLGRTPGSIKAIRPMKDGVIADFEVTQRMIRYFIKKSIGESKLVKPRIIICIPFGITQVEKRAVKESAEQAGAREVYLIEEPMAAAIGAGLPITEPSGNMIVDIGGGTTEVAVISLGGIVFSMSERVAGDKFDDAITSYIKKKYSLLIGERTAEAIKINIGNAYPFDDEVKVHEVKGRDLIAGAPKIIEVTSDEIRDALSDPVNEVVEAIKIALEKTPPELAADIVDNGIILAGGGSLLANLDVLIKEKTGLPVALAEDPLTCVVKGCGKALENISLLRQVTTLS, encoded by the coding sequence ATGTTTAAGAAGTTTCTTGATTGGTTTTCAAATGACTTGGCCATAGATTTAGGAACTGCAAATACTTTAGTTTATGCTAAGGACAGAGGAATAGTTGTAAATGAACCATCGGTTGTAGCTGTTCATCAAGGCCCTAAAGGTGTTAATCAAGTTTTGGCCGTAGGATTGGAGGCCAAGCAAATGCTAGGTAGAACTCCTGGTTCAATTAAGGCCATTAGGCCTATGAAAGATGGGGTTATTGCTGATTTTGAAGTTACGCAAAGAATGATTCGATATTTTATAAAAAAATCAATTGGAGAATCAAAATTAGTAAAGCCTAGAATTATCATCTGTATTCCTTTTGGTATAACTCAAGTTGAAAAAAGAGCAGTAAAAGAATCTGCAGAACAGGCAGGAGCAAGAGAAGTTTATCTGATTGAAGAACCCATGGCCGCTGCAATTGGTGCTGGTTTGCCTATAACTGAGCCCTCTGGAAATATGATTGTCGATATCGGTGGAGGGACGACTGAGGTTGCAGTAATTTCACTGGGAGGGATAGTCTTTTCTATGTCTGAGAGAGTTGCTGGGGATAAATTTGATGATGCAATTACTTCATATATTAAGAAAAAATATTCTCTTTTGATTGGAGAAAGAACAGCAGAGGCGATTAAAATCAACATAGGAAATGCATATCCATTTGATGATGAAGTAAAAGTTCACGAAGTCAAAGGAAGAGATTTGATTGCAGGTGCTCCAAAAATTATTGAAGTAACTTCAGATGAAATTAGGGATGCATTGTCTGATCCGGTGAATGAAGTTGTAGAAGCGATTAAAATAGCACTTGAAAAAACACCTCCTGAGTTGGCAGCAGATATAGTAGACAACGGAATAATTTTAGCAGGTGGAGGATCGTTACTTGCAAATTTAGATGTTTTGATTAAAGAAAAAACAGGACTACCGGTTGCTCTTGCTGAAGATCCATTAACATGTGTAGTGAAAGGTTGTGGAAAAGCACTTGAGAACATTTCACTATTAAGACAAGTAACAACTCTTTCTTAA
- a CDS encoding AMP nucleosidase → MPEIMDKTTKKKNVSTKKLSKSKAAKRTSAKEDLLYEFGDIHPLKAKLKGQRIHGNEEKKRIAIDMLERYTGHDLKDFQKQVILTNFHYYVERFNELLKDSHYTEGSAFKASSSQKARVTIIEFGVGSAMAALIIELLAVVEPKAVLFLGLCGSVHHSLKVGDFILPIASIRAESVSEHFLPRQVPALPTFKIQKFVSQILVENGHEYRTGTIHSTDYRFWEFDETFKENLILERVLAVEMETAALFTTGFVSKVNVGALLLVSDCPFKKDGIKTKASAKKVFQQYTDIHIELGIEAMADIAERGERIRHYTW, encoded by the coding sequence TTGCCTGAAATAATGGATAAGACAACTAAAAAAAAGAATGTTTCAACTAAGAAGCTATCTAAGAGTAAAGCTGCGAAGCGTACATCAGCAAAAGAAGATTTATTGTATGAGTTTGGCGACATACACCCCTTGAAAGCAAAACTTAAGGGCCAGAGAATTCATGGCAATGAAGAAAAAAAACGAATAGCGATTGACATGCTTGAGCGGTATACGGGACACGATTTAAAAGACTTCCAAAAGCAGGTTATACTTACAAATTTTCATTATTATGTAGAAAGATTCAACGAACTTTTAAAGGACTCGCATTATACAGAAGGTTCGGCGTTTAAGGCCTCCAGTTCACAAAAGGCCAGAGTTACAATAATTGAGTTTGGAGTTGGTTCTGCGATGGCAGCACTCATTATTGAACTTCTTGCTGTTGTTGAACCCAAAGCGGTTTTATTTCTAGGTCTTTGTGGTTCGGTGCACCACTCTTTAAAAGTTGGTGATTTTATTTTACCAATTGCTTCAATAAGGGCAGAAAGTGTTTCTGAGCATTTTTTACCCAGGCAGGTACCTGCCCTTCCTACTTTTAAAATTCAAAAATTTGTTTCTCAAATACTAGTGGAAAATGGCCACGAGTATCGAACAGGAACGATACACTCTACAGATTACAGATTTTGGGAGTTTGATGAAACTTTTAAAGAAAATCTCATTTTGGAAAGAGTTTTGGCGGTAGAGATGGAAACTGCAGCGTTGTTTACTACAGGTTTTGTTTCCAAAGTGAATGTTGGGGCTTTACTTTTAGTTTCTGATTGTCCTTTTAAAAAGGATGGAATTAAGACAAAGGCCTCTGCAAAAAAAGTTTTTCAACAATACACAGATATACACATTGAGCTAGGTATTGAGGCCATGGCCGACATAGCGGAACGTGGTGAGAGAATAAGACATTACACATGGTAA
- a CDS encoding type II secretion system F family protein, translating into MNIIKYLCPALFLFQSVFAQEDSGLFKMDLSIFDGRILFWGSIILTGIAVAIITITFFNEESEFQVAEKIEEVGEKAKGSKEEFLIKYTRPFFRRYFTPIVQSMKKKKQIREKYKRPLASAGLTNSITPEDFYAMKLFLIIGFPILFLGLRAFLEEQWPLSIIPILSVVGFIFPDKWLESKALRRNQEINRAMPFCVDMMALSVEAGLDYIAAMTKVAEKANPSPLVDEFEIVIKDLRVGASRSEALRNMAWRVDMIQISSFVATLIAADSVGASIPDILKKLSKEIREKRSADAEKAGATAATKIIFPMMFLIAPAVFIVIAAPMAVDMINSGAQ; encoded by the coding sequence GTGAATATAATTAAATATCTATGTCCAGCTTTGTTTCTTTTTCAATCGGTCTTTGCTCAGGAAGACAGTGGATTATTTAAAATGGATCTATCCATTTTTGATGGTCGAATTTTATTTTGGGGATCAATTATTTTAACTGGAATTGCGGTTGCAATTATCACAATTACTTTTTTCAATGAAGAGAGTGAATTTCAAGTTGCAGAAAAAATCGAAGAAGTGGGTGAAAAAGCAAAAGGTTCTAAAGAAGAATTTTTGATTAAATACACTCGTCCTTTTTTCAGAAGATACTTTACACCGATTGTTCAATCAATGAAAAAAAAGAAACAAATTCGTGAAAAGTATAAGCGACCTCTGGCCAGTGCAGGGTTAACAAATAGTATTACACCTGAAGACTTTTACGCAATGAAGTTGTTTTTGATCATTGGTTTTCCAATATTATTTCTGGGACTTCGTGCCTTTTTGGAAGAACAATGGCCATTATCTATTATTCCAATATTATCTGTTGTTGGATTTATTTTCCCTGATAAATGGTTAGAAAGTAAGGCCCTGAGAAGAAACCAAGAAATCAATAGGGCCATGCCTTTTTGTGTCGATATGATGGCCCTATCTGTAGAGGCCGGACTAGACTATATTGCAGCGATGACTAAAGTTGCCGAAAAAGCAAATCCTTCACCATTAGTAGATGAATTTGAAATTGTAATTAAAGATTTAAGAGTTGGCGCAAGTCGATCAGAGGCCTTAAGAAATATGGCATGGAGAGTAGATATGATCCAAATATCATCTTTTGTTGCAACGTTGATAGCCGCAGATAGTGTTGGTGCCTCAATTCCTGATATTTTGAAAAAGCTTTCAAAAGAAATAAGAGAAAAAAGATCTGCAGATGCAGAGAAGGCCGGAGCGACGGCAGCAACTAAAATAATTTTCCCAATGATGTTTCTGATCGCTCCTGCAGTTTTTATTGTTATTGCGGCACCAATGGCCGTTGATATGATTAATTCAGGTGCGCAATAA
- a CDS encoding ABC transporter substrate-binding protein — protein sequence MKKRTIIILMMCSVFFWQGCGSISVINRPKEEIYSAEFLAKINEIKEIYKGGNLELARQKLLSLKEETLIPVERAKRRTLLGVILYSQKNYEQAIFNFNLAVPDSIQDLELTASIYLNLASSYYKIGFVQQAYDSLSLANEQNLKRPELSKFYKLEIKLTDELGKEREKTLALINYLSDKKNSTELKSEHFFDQLMGSFFKLETSQKLNIFNDFGDKNYFVVGYLAFLQVEKFYYSSQKQDARNLLDWIEDRYGSTAELKNLVSSFKFKIENYAKMNPSAIGVVLPLSGDKQLLGKRSLIGIDSKIKQLGAKGQRYSLYIEDSRGEPSVGAHIVKKLIDAYQVSVIVGGLFSDEATDEYLEAKKHGVLFVSLSQIYLPKEQKDHLLIEIPGSVESQIKRLFTDDVLNTFGRRAAIVYPKGNRGKAYIDEFWRVAKEKGVAVNGVLEYSKELTDYREPIKGLLGLKYPRERQEEEDLLKEIYELEGHRSTRRLQILRPDISFDWVFVPAFPNEALQILPSFNYLDAFNMNLIGGPSWRSQSLAKESFKLGKLYMIGDSVEKINSEFFDSFYNLYKLKPKLIEVRAFNSLEIVHSILNKNSFVSRDDLDIYLKSKKELSGITGKWFLSDGVWMKELVPLKLRAGRIENVDLSLYSEGGIKEKP from the coding sequence ATGAAAAAAAGAACCATAATAATACTAATGATGTGCAGTGTCTTTTTCTGGCAAGGGTGTGGAAGTATTTCTGTAATCAACCGCCCTAAAGAGGAAATTTATTCGGCCGAGTTTCTAGCAAAAATAAATGAAATTAAAGAGATTTATAAGGGCGGAAATTTAGAATTAGCGAGGCAAAAATTGCTCTCTTTAAAGGAAGAAACTCTCATACCGGTTGAACGTGCAAAAAGAAGGACTCTTTTGGGGGTCATACTTTACTCTCAAAAGAATTATGAGCAAGCAATTTTTAATTTTAACTTAGCTGTACCAGACTCTATACAAGATTTGGAGCTTACAGCATCAATATATCTTAATTTGGCCAGTTCATATTACAAGATTGGCTTTGTCCAGCAAGCGTATGACTCTTTAAGTTTAGCAAACGAACAAAATCTTAAACGGCCAGAGTTAAGTAAATTCTACAAATTAGAAATAAAATTAACAGATGAATTGGGTAAAGAAAGAGAAAAAACGTTAGCGCTCATTAATTATCTTTCAGATAAAAAAAACTCAACAGAGTTAAAGTCGGAACATTTTTTTGATCAATTAATGGGAAGTTTTTTCAAATTAGAAACTTCTCAAAAATTAAATATATTCAATGATTTCGGAGATAAAAACTATTTTGTGGTTGGTTATCTTGCATTTTTGCAAGTTGAAAAATTTTATTATTCTTCCCAAAAACAGGATGCAAGAAATCTTTTAGATTGGATCGAAGATCGCTATGGATCTACTGCAGAACTTAAAAATCTTGTTTCGTCCTTTAAGTTTAAAATTGAAAATTACGCCAAGATGAATCCTTCAGCGATTGGTGTTGTTTTGCCTTTATCAGGTGATAAGCAGTTATTAGGTAAACGATCTTTAATAGGAATTGATAGCAAAATTAAACAACTTGGGGCCAAAGGGCAACGATACAGTCTTTATATCGAAGACAGTCGTGGAGAACCGTCTGTAGGGGCACATATCGTAAAAAAACTTATTGATGCTTATCAGGTTTCAGTTATCGTAGGCGGGTTGTTTTCAGACGAGGCAACAGATGAGTACCTGGAGGCCAAAAAGCATGGAGTATTATTTGTTTCACTTTCACAAATCTATTTGCCCAAAGAGCAGAAGGATCACCTTTTGATTGAAATACCAGGATCTGTTGAGTCACAAATTAAGCGTTTGTTTACAGATGATGTTCTCAATACTTTTGGTAGGAGGGCCGCCATTGTTTATCCAAAGGGAAACAGGGGAAAGGCCTACATTGATGAATTTTGGCGAGTCGCCAAAGAGAAGGGAGTAGCGGTTAATGGTGTATTAGAGTATTCTAAAGAGTTAACTGACTACCGAGAGCCAATAAAAGGTTTACTAGGCCTAAAGTATCCACGGGAAAGACAAGAAGAGGAAGATCTTCTAAAGGAGATTTATGAGCTTGAAGGCCATCGCTCTACAAGAAGACTGCAAATATTGAGACCTGATATTAGTTTTGATTGGGTCTTTGTTCCAGCGTTTCCAAATGAGGCCTTACAAATATTGCCTTCTTTTAATTATCTTGATGCCTTTAACATGAATCTTATTGGAGGCCCTAGTTGGAGATCGCAATCACTAGCGAAAGAAAGTTTCAAACTTGGAAAGCTTTATATGATTGGTGATAGTGTCGAAAAAATTAACTCGGAGTTTTTTGATAGTTTCTATAATTTGTATAAATTAAAACCCAAATTGATTGAAGTGAGAGCGTTTAATTCCTTAGAAATAGTTCACAGTATTTTGAATAAGAATTCATTTGTTTCAAGAGATGATCTAGATATATATCTTAAAAGTAAAAAAGAATTATCAGGTATCACTGGTAAGTGGTTCTTGAGTGATGGTGTATGGATGAAAGAGTTAGTACCCTTAAAACTTAGGGCCGGACGCATCGAAAATGTTGATCTTAGTTTATATTCAGAGGGTGGAATTAAGGAAAAACCGTGA
- a CDS encoding DUF192 domain-containing protein, which produces MEETLVYNSNTIAKKVKRATSAFDRMIGLMFSRKMNDFDCLYLSPCTSIHTFFMKYEIDVIFCDKNNIVLKVYRNLKPWRITPIFFRSKFVLELMGGTVPYDLKNGEKLEFKCIN; this is translated from the coding sequence ATGGAAGAAACTCTAGTATATAATTCGAATACAATTGCAAAAAAAGTAAAAAGGGCCACAAGTGCATTTGATAGAATGATTGGACTTATGTTCTCAAGAAAAATGAACGACTTTGATTGTCTTTATCTCTCTCCTTGTACATCAATACATACTTTTTTCATGAAGTATGAAATTGATGTTATTTTTTGTGATAAAAACAATATTGTTTTGAAAGTTTATAGAAATCTCAAACCTTGGAGGATTACTCCTATTTTTTTTAGATCTAAATTTGTATTGGAGTTAATGGGGGGTACTGTTCCTTATGATCTTAAAAACGGAGAGAAGTTGGAGTTTAAATGTATAAACTAG
- the nagZ gene encoding beta-N-acetylhexosaminidase, whose amino-acid sequence MKDLGQLFISGLSGLQLNEEEASFIKNENLGGIILFSHNYDSPAQLAELVNSIQSLRGENPLFICVDYEGGRVQRFKNGFTRIPSMQKIAVSGSPKFCYELHSLMAKELSACGINVNFAPCCDILVNPKNQVIGDRSFSDQEEVVTKFISSAIRGLHTYNIQSCAKHFPGHGATTKDSHYDLPYVKTPLEVIKSRELKPFVKAVKSRVTFVMMAHIVVDAIDENLPCSLSPNAYEIVRKDLRFTKLTVTDDMNMKAITDHFGQIEAAQKALSAGADLLIYRDLASCKSVYLNLKKAVENIPDKSLFLSKFSRIASIKREIFKDYKPLYIPKIPENMKKDEFAALIEKLDEINRT is encoded by the coding sequence ATGAAAGATTTAGGTCAATTATTTATTTCAGGTTTATCAGGACTCCAGTTAAATGAGGAAGAGGCCAGTTTCATTAAGAATGAAAATCTTGGAGGAATAATTCTTTTTTCTCACAATTATGATTCTCCTGCTCAGCTGGCCGAACTTGTTAATAGTATTCAGTCTCTTCGAGGAGAAAATCCGTTATTTATTTGTGTTGACTACGAAGGCGGAAGAGTTCAGCGATTTAAAAATGGCTTTACTCGTATTCCAAGTATGCAAAAAATAGCAGTTTCAGGGTCTCCAAAGTTTTGCTACGAACTACATTCTTTAATGGCAAAAGAACTGAGTGCTTGCGGAATTAACGTCAATTTTGCTCCTTGCTGTGATATTCTTGTTAATCCAAAAAATCAAGTTATTGGAGACCGATCATTTTCAGATCAAGAAGAGGTCGTGACAAAATTTATTTCATCGGCCATCAGAGGGCTTCATACATATAATATACAGTCTTGTGCTAAACATTTCCCTGGACATGGAGCAACTACAAAAGATTCGCATTATGATTTGCCTTACGTGAAAACGCCACTCGAAGTGATAAAAAGCAGAGAACTAAAACCTTTTGTTAAAGCAGTTAAGTCCCGAGTAACTTTTGTCATGATGGCCCATATTGTAGTTGATGCAATTGATGAAAATCTTCCGTGTTCCCTTTCTCCAAATGCTTATGAAATTGTTAGAAAAGACCTTAGGTTTACAAAATTAACTGTTACCGATGATATGAATATGAAAGCTATAACTGATCATTTTGGACAGATAGAAGCAGCGCAAAAGGCACTTAGTGCAGGAGCAGATCTTTTAATCTATAGAGATCTCGCATCTTGTAAAAGTGTCTATTTGAATTTAAAAAAAGCAGTTGAAAATATCCCTGATAAGTCACTTTTTCTAAGTAAATTTAGTCGGATTGCAAGTATAAAGAGAGAAATTTTTAAAGACTACAAACCTTTATATATTCCCAAAATTCCTGAAAACATGAAAAAAGACGAATTTGCAGCATTGATTGAAAAGCTTGATGAAATAAATCGGACATAG